The Betaproteobacteria bacterium genomic sequence CGGAACGCAGGTACACGTAACCTTGGTGAGCCCCAACGGCTAGGCCGGCGATGGTCATGCCCTCGATCAAACAGTACGGGTCGCCTTCCATCAGCATGCGGTCGGAGAAGGTGCCCGAATCGCCTTCGTCGGCGTTGCACACCACGAATTTGGTATCGCCTTCGGCGTCCAACACCGTGCGCCACTTGATGCCCGTCGGGAAAGCCGCGCCGCCGCGGCCACGCAGGCCCGAATCCGTGACCTCGGCGACGATCTTGCCGCCCGTCAAAGCCAAGGCATTGCGCAACCCCTTCATGCCGCCATGGGCCTCGTAGTCCGCAAGACTCAAGGGATCGGTCACACCCACCCGCGCGAAGCACAAGCGTTCCTGGCGCTTCAGGTAAGGAATCTCCTCGGTCATCCCGAGGCAAAGCGCATGCTTTCCGCCGTTCAGGAAACCCGCATCGAAGAGGGATGGCACGCCGGCCGCGCTCACCGGACCGTAGGCCACGCGGCCCGCCGGCGTCTCAACCTCCGCCATGGGTTCCAGCCAGAACATCCCCCGCGAACCATTGCGCACGAGGCGCACAGGCACATGGCGCTTGCCGGCTTCGTGCTCGATGGCCCTGGCTACGGCATTGGCGCCCAGCGAGAGTGCGCTGGTGTCGAGCGGCACATAGACCGTGGTCGTCATGCCTTGCTCCCCGCCAGCAACGCATCCATGCCGGCCGCGGTCACCCGGCCAAACACCTCGCCGTCCCACATGACCGCCGGCGAACACGCGCAGTTACCCAGGCAGTACACGGGCTCCAAGGTGACCGCGCCATCGGCGGTAGTCTGGTGAAAATCCACGCCCAGCCGCTTGCGAGCGTGCTCCGCCAGCGCATCGCCTTGCATGGCTTGGCAGGCCTCGGCCCTGCATATCTTGAGCACGTGCTTACCAGGCGGCACGCTACGGAAATCCGGATAGAAAGTCACCACGCCATGCACCTCGGCGCGCGACAAATTCACTGCCTTCGCGATGGCGCGCAAGGCTTCCGGAGGAATGAAACCCAGATCCTCCTGGATTTCATGCAAGAGTGGCAGCAACCCTCCTGGCCGGTGCGCGTGGTTCTTGATGGCCGTTTCGGCGCAATGCGCGTACACGGCCTGGCTCTGCTCGGTCATTGGCGTGTTACTTGAACAGCACAGCGGCTTTTTCCACCGCGGTCCAAACGCCCCACGCCAATGGCACTCCGACGAGCAGCCAGAAGAATGGAACTAAAGACTTTGTACTTGCCCCTCCCGCCGCGGTAGCGGCGCTCCCTTGCACTTCGCTCGCGGCGGCCCGGTCATGGGCAAGCTTGCGTTCGGCCGCCAATTCCTCATCCGTCATGAACCACTTCGCGGCGACCGGCCGCACCAACAGGTTGCAAATAAACCCGCCTACCAGAAGACCCGCCAGCACGTACATGGTCGTGTCGTAAGCCTCGCTCTTAGGCACGCCGGATTTGATCTGGAAGTCGTTGATGTAGTTCACCAGCACAGGGCCGAGAATACCCGCGACGGACCAAGCGGTGAGCAGCCTGCCATGGATGGCGCCCACCATCTGCGTGCCGAACATATCCGCCAGATAGGCGGGGATGGTGGCGAATCCGCCCCCATACATGGTGAGAATGAAACAGAAGATGCCCACGAAGAGCGCGACACTTCCCAATTGCCCCGCGTGCGGCGCCGAGGCGTAGAGCAAGAATCCGAGGGTGAAGAAAGCGAAGTAGGTGGCCTTGCGCCCGATGTAATCGGAGAACGATGCCCAGACGATGCGCCCGGCGATGTTGAACAAACTCAACAAGCCGGTGAATCCCGCCGCGATTGCCGCGATCTGCCCAAGCTGCTCCTTGCTCAACTGATCGAACTTCACGTCCACGCCGATCAACTTTCCGCCAAATATTTCTTGCAGCATGGGAGAAGCCATGCCGATGACGCCGATGCCCGCCGAAACGTTCAAGCACAAGATTCCCCACAGGCACCAGAACTGCGGTGTGCGCCAAGCCTTGTTCAAGTGCACGTGGCGCTGCGTGATCATGGCATTGGCCGCCTGCGAGGCGGGTGGCGTCCAGCCCGCGGGCTTCCACCCCGTGGGAGGCACCCGGTAGGAGAGCGCGCCGATCAACATGAACACTATGTAAATGGCCGCCATGGTGAGGAAGGTCTCCCACACCCCCACCGAGGTAGGCGTGGCGTAGAACTTCATCATCTTGTCGGCCAAGGGCGAGCCAATCATGGCGCCGCCGCCGAATCCCATGATGGCCATGCCCGTGGCCATGCCGCGCCGGTCGGGGAACCATTTGATCAGCGTGGACACGGGGGAGATATAACCCAGCCCCAGGCCCACGCCGCCGATGACTCCGGAACCTAGCCACATCATCCATAGTTGGTGGTGATAGACCCCGAGGGCGGAAATCACCAAGCCACCGCACCAGAAGGTCGCGGAGACCACACCAGCCTTGCGCGGGCCGGATCGTTCAAGCCATCCGCCCCACAATGCCGCGCTCGATCCGAGGAAGACGAAGAAGAGGGTATACATCCACCCCAGCATGGGCTTGTCCCAATCGCAGGTCGTGGTGAAGAGCTTCTCGATCCAGGACGTCCCGTCCGGGCAGGCCACCGGCTTGGTGATGCCGATGGCCTTTGTGAGCGGCAGCCAGAACACCGAAAAGCCATAGGCCATGCCGATGCACAAGTGAATGCACAATGCCGCGGGCGGTACCAACCAACGGTTGAATCCTGGCCCCGCGATGATTCGTTCCTTGGAAAGAAATCCCGTC encodes the following:
- a CDS encoding MFS transporter; the encoded protein is MAQVSGALAQGVAPETGFLSKERIIAGPGFNRWLVPPAALCIHLCIGMAYGFSVFWLPLTKAIGITKPVACPDGTSWIEKLFTTTCDWDKPMLGWMYTLFFVFLGSSAALWGGWLERSGPRKAGVVSATFWCGGLVISALGVYHHQLWMMWLGSGVIGGVGLGLGYISPVSTLIKWFPDRRGMATGMAIMGFGGGAMIGSPLADKMMKFYATPTSVGVWETFLTMAAIYIVFMLIGALSYRVPPTGWKPAGWTPPASQAANAMITQRHVHLNKAWRTPQFWCLWGILCLNVSAGIGVIGMASPMLQEIFGGKLIGVDVKFDQLSKEQLGQIAAIAAGFTGLLSLFNIAGRIVWASFSDYIGRKATYFAFFTLGFLLYASAPHAGQLGSVALFVGIFCFILTMYGGGFATIPAYLADMFGTQMVGAIHGRLLTAWSVAGILGPVLVNYINDFQIKSGVPKSEAYDTTMYVLAGLLVGGFICNLLVRPVAAKWFMTDEELAAERKLAHDRAAASEVQGSAATAAGGASTKSLVPFFWLLVGVPLAWGVWTAVEKAAVLFK
- a CDS encoding formate dehydrogenase subunit gamma, encoding MTEQSQAVYAHCAETAIKNHAHRPGGLLPLLHEIQEDLGFIPPEALRAIAKAVNLSRAEVHGVVTFYPDFRSVPPGKHVLKICRAEACQAMQGDALAEHARKRLGVDFHQTTADGAVTLEPVYCLGNCACSPAVMWDGEVFGRVTAAGMDALLAGSKA